Proteins from a genomic interval of Burkholderia cepacia GG4:
- a CDS encoding aliphatic sulfonate ABC transporter substrate-binding protein: MTSMNRRAFAHAMLAAGLSAAGIRAHAESAPSVLRIGYQKSSTLITLLKTRGTLEQALAPLGLRVSWHEFASGLPLTEALNVGAVDFSADVADTVPVFAQAAHARFVYVAQEAPSPKAQAIIVKKDSALRTLADLKGKRIAVTKAAGSHYLLLAALARAKLAPADTAIHYLTPADGRAAFERDSVDAWITWDPYVASVDSNPDVRILVDGNGLASYQRYYLASTSFAAARPDVIQIVFDRLSQAGAWLREHPQEAASTLAPIWGLDATTIERANARRSYLLRAVLAQNFGEQQKIADMFLAAGLLPARVDTSQALHWNFAAKRADPVGA, encoded by the coding sequence ATGACGTCGATGAACCGCCGCGCATTTGCGCACGCGATGCTGGCCGCCGGCCTGAGCGCCGCCGGCATCCGCGCGCATGCCGAGAGCGCACCTTCCGTGCTGCGCATCGGATACCAGAAATCGTCGACGCTCATCACACTGCTCAAGACGCGCGGCACCCTGGAGCAGGCACTGGCGCCGCTCGGCCTGCGCGTATCGTGGCATGAATTCGCGAGCGGTTTGCCGCTGACCGAAGCGCTCAACGTCGGCGCGGTCGATTTCAGCGCCGACGTCGCCGACACGGTTCCGGTGTTCGCGCAAGCCGCGCATGCGCGTTTCGTGTACGTCGCGCAGGAAGCGCCGTCGCCGAAGGCGCAGGCCATTATCGTCAAGAAGGACAGCGCACTGCGCACGCTCGCCGATCTCAAGGGCAAGCGCATCGCCGTTACGAAGGCCGCCGGCAGCCACTACCTGCTGCTCGCCGCGCTCGCGCGCGCGAAGCTTGCCCCCGCCGACACGGCGATCCACTACCTGACGCCCGCGGACGGCCGCGCGGCGTTCGAGCGCGACAGCGTGGACGCATGGATCACGTGGGATCCGTATGTCGCGTCGGTCGACTCGAATCCCGACGTGCGGATTCTGGTGGACGGTAACGGGCTCGCGTCATACCAGCGCTATTACCTCGCATCGACCAGCTTTGCCGCAGCACGCCCCGACGTCATCCAGATCGTGTTCGACCGGTTGTCACAGGCCGGCGCGTGGCTGCGCGAGCATCCGCAGGAGGCAGCCAGTACGCTCGCGCCGATCTGGGGGCTCGACGCAACGACGATCGAGCGCGCGAATGCACGACGCAGCTATCTCTTGCGCGCCGTGCTCGCGCAGAATTTCGGGGAGCAGCAAAAGATCGCCGATATGTTCCTCGCGGCGGGGTTGCTGCCGGCCCGCGTCGACACGAGTCAAGCGCTCCACTGGAATTTCGCGGCAAAGCGCGCGGATCCGGTCGGCGCCTGA